TGGTGTCACTGAACCGAAGTACAGTGCTCAACTGTACGCATCCTGATTGGATGCCCCCGAATTTATTCGGGGGAGGATGTCACGCAAACTAGCAATTTATCATCTTTTGGTCTGAATAAGAGGACGCCGAGGCTCTTAATAAGCATTCAACGAAAGGTACTATGTGTCAGGGGCTTACCGAACGGTAAGCCCCTATCCAATATACTACGGTAGACGGAATTCCATCCCCTGTTCCCGGAGGATGATCCGATTTTCGTCAGGACCCGCTGCCAGCAACAACCGTTGCATCGGCTCGTCCACCGGTTCGTACGACAGGACGAACGTGCGCCAGTGGATGGGAGCCATCCAACGGGCCCCCGTGTCCAAAAACATCTGCCAGGCTTGTTCAGGTGTGCAGTGGTTCACTTGGTACGTATCCGGTTTGTAGGCGCCGATCGGCATGAATGCCACATCGATGGGGCCATATTTCCGCAAACTGCGCAGACCGGGCGTGTAGGCGGTATCTCCGGCGAAAAAGAGACGTACGCCATTTTTCTCAATCAGATAGCCTGTATACCCGTAATCGGTGTTCCATGGAAGCCGGTTTCCCCAATGTCTTACAGGGATAGCTGTGATGCGCAATCCTCCATCCAGTTCCACAGTCTCCGATTCACCCAGCTCCCGTATGCTGTGAAACGGCATGCCTTTCAACAGATGAGTTGTGTTACGGGCCGTCAAAACGTGTGTCCGGTGAAAGGCCAACCGCTTCAAGGTGGGTAGGTCAAAGTGGTCAAAATGGGCGTGGGAAAGAAGAATCAAATCCACCGGCCCGATTTCCTCCACTCTCAGCGCCGGAGGCACAAACCGTCGGGGGCCGATTTGGATCGGCCCCAAACTGATACCGACACGTTCTCCCAGGACGGGGTCTGTCAGGATTCGTGTACCGTACAGGTTGATAAGCAAAGTGGCGTGTCCCACCCACGTGATGGTCACCTCATCAGATGACCATCGATCCGGCCGGGGGTGATGCCGGAGCGGCCGTCTCGAAGGTTGGGGGAGACGGCCCAGATGATACCAGTATCGGTAACCGAAAAAGATCAGCAATAGCAGAAATATGCCGAACAACGGTATCATGATCCACAAGATCCAATGCAACGGATTTCTCTCCTTAATGAACGGGCTCTGATTCCTGTTTCACTTGGTTCAAAGTCGTTCGTAGGAAAAAGGCCATTCCTTTTGACCGAACACATCCTGACCAGCGTATCGCAACCCCTTCTTTTTCAATCCCGCTTATTTTTCGGTTCGACAAATGTTTGGTAAATCTGTTGAATCAACTCCTGTTTCATTTTCCACAGCTTATTGGACAGGTCGACGGGGTACTCCTCGGGATTCAGCAAACGTAGATATTCTTCCCAAAACAGGGAGCGTTGTTCCCGATGATAACGTCGAATCTCCTCCAGCGACGGAAGCTCTGCTGTGCGTTCCCCATTTCGGATCACAGGTTGTAACAGCTCGATTGCCTGGTAGTGGGTGACCCGTTTTTTCCGATAGGTGTGGACAGGATCAAACAACACGAGCGGGGTCTTCTCATCCACCCGTTCATCCACATGGGTGATCAGATCAGCCTGTGCTTTTCCGGTCACCTTGTCGACGATCCGGTACACATTTTTCCGACCGGGTGTGGTAACTTTTTCCGGATTGGACGAGATTTTAATGGTAGGCACCCACTGACCCTGTTCCATTTTGGCTACCATTTTGTAAACGGCTCCCAGTGCGGGCTGATCATAGGCCGTGATCAGTTTGGTCCCGATTCCCCACGAATCGATGCGGGCACCTTGTGCTTTCAGGTTCAGGATCGTATCTTCGTCCAAGTCGCTGGACGCGATGATCCGGGTGTCTGTCAATCCGGCCTCGTCCAGCATTTTGCGCGCTTGTTTGGACAAATAGGCCAAATCGCCACTGTCCAACCGGATCCCAGCCAGTCGCTTGCCTTGCCGCTTCAGTTCCAGACCTACTTGAATCGCATGGGGGAGCCCGCTTCGCAATGTATCGTACGTATCCACCAGCAGGACGGATTGTTCCGGAAACGCACGGGCGAACGCGCGAAAGGCTTCCAGTTCGTTTTCAAAATCCTGCACCCAAGAATGTGAATGTGTGCCGATGATGGGGATACCGAAACGCTCACCGGCCCGGACATTGGAGGTGGCGTCAAACCCGGCGAGATACGCTGCTCTCGCTCCCCAAATGGCGGCCGTACTTTCCTGTGCCCGACGCGTGCCGAACTCCATGACCAGGTCGTTGCCAGCCACGGTGCGGATGCGGGCCGCTTTGGTGGCAACCAGTGTCTGGTAGCCGATAAAGTTGAGCAAGGCGGTTTCCACCAATTGCAGCTCCATCACGTTGCCTTCCAGTCGGAGTAACGGTTCGTTGGGAAATACGATCGTCCCCTCCGGTACGGCGTACACATCGCCCTGAAACCGAAACGTGCGGAGCATTTCTAAAAAATCGGGGTCGTATTGTTCCGGCTGCCGGGCGAGAAAGGCGATGTCCTCCTCGGTAAATCGGAGATTCTCCAAATATTGCACCGCCCGTTCCAGCCCGGCGAACACGGCGTAACCATTGCCGAACGGAAGATGACGGAAATACAGGTCAAACGCTCTCTTTCTTTGGTGCGACCCGTTTTTCCAATGTGCATACATCATCGTGATCTGATATTTATCCGTGTGCAATGCGTCACCGATTCGTTCCAACAACAGAAAAACCTCCCACGGGGCACCAACAGTGTTCAGCGATTCACAATAATCTGGTACATAACAGGAATCACTTGTTGGTGTCGAATATAGTAGGCTGACAGACGACAGTGTCCTTGTTTGAGTGAACAGATCCAGTAGCTTTTTTCGGGGTAGTGCCAATTGGCGATGTCGCGGGCGGACGGATAAGGTTCGGTGGTGGGATGGGAATGGACCACCCCGATCCACTCCAATTGCTGTTCCCGCAATTGCCGGATCGTCTCTAAATAGGCCTGAGGTTCAAATGAAAACGAATGCGGGCTGTCATCCAGGTTGGGGATCGGAAAAAAGTGCGTGATCTCCTGGGCATGACCCGCCAATATGCCGCATCCTTCTTTGGGATATTGCTGTCGAAGGTAACGGTGGATCTGTTCGACAACGGGGCCCCAAATCGAAAGATAGGAAGAGGCCATAGAATTCCTCCTCACCGATTGATCCCATCTGTGCTTGGTTGGTACGGGCCTGGCTTGTTCAGGTTTTATTGTATATCGAATTTTGTTGAACGAAAAGATGAACGGTTTGGGTCGTGTAGGATGGTGGAAAACTTTGAGACGTCTCCTTGGCTTTTTTGCTAAAATAAAGCTGAACTGACAAGCGGGAGAGGAAATGACAGGCATGACGGAAATCCGGGTGGGGGTTTGCGGCTGGGGTGATCATGATCTATACCCACCCAAAACCCCGTCGAAAGAGAAGCTGGCGTTGTATACACGTCATTTTGATGTTGTGGAGGTGGACAGTAGCTATCATGCGATCCAACCGCCCGAACGGTGGGAGCGTTGGGTGGAAGAAACACCGCCCGGGTTCCGTTTCGTTGTGAAAGCCTATCGGGAGATGACCGGTCACGGCCGTCCGCAACGGGCACCGGAGCGTACCCGGGAAGAGGTGTTTGATCTGTTCGAAGCATCCATTCGGCCGGTAATGGTTTCCGGAAAGTTGTCCATGGTGTTGTTTCAGTTTCCCCCTTGGTTCGATTGTACGAGGGAACATGTCCGCTACATCCGTTGGTGCCGCGAACGATACCCGACGTTGCCACTTGCCGTTGAATTTCGGCATCGGAGTTGGTTTTTGCCCCGTTTTCAGGAAAAAACCCTGCAGTTTCTCAAGGATCATGAACTCATTCATGTGGTCTGTGACGAACCCCAGGCAGGAGAGGGTTCCATTCCGATCGTGCCGGAAGTGACACATTCTGAACTTTCTCTCGTCCGGTTTCACGGACGGAATCGTGAAGGATGGAGCGCTTCTCACCGACCCGATTGGCGGGAGATTCGCTATGCGTATCGTTATTCGGAAGAGGAATTGCGAGAGTGGTTGTCCCATTTCCATCACATCAGAGAGCGAACGAAGCAGTTGATCCTGCTGTTCAACAACAATTCGCAGGGCGATGCGGCAGACAACGCCAAACAGATGATTCATTTATTGGCGGAAAAAGGTTGGATCGAATCATCCGCTGATCCGCAGCCTGTATTTCGGCAGGGAACATTGTTTTAGATAAAAAGGAAAAAAGGAGTGGGCCGGATGTGGGTGTGGTTGGTTGCGGGAGGATTGGCCTTGATCGGTTTGGTGTGGTGGGTACGGATGATCCGCCGGGGGGTTCGGCAGGCCGCCATCCGCAAACAGTCATGGGTGCGGGAAGATCTGGGCCTGCAGTCGCATGATTCGCAATTGAACCGAGACCTGCGTCAATTGATTAACCGGCTCGTATGGTCTTATTCCCGGGAATACGTGGACCGGGT
The window above is part of the Polycladomyces subterraneus genome. Proteins encoded here:
- a CDS encoding MBL fold metallo-hydrolase, with the protein product MHWILWIMIPLFGIFLLLLIFFGYRYWYHLGRLPQPSRRPLRHHPRPDRWSSDEVTITWVGHATLLINLYGTRILTDPVLGERVGISLGPIQIGPRRFVPPALRVEEIGPVDLILLSHAHFDHFDLPTLKRLAFHRTHVLTARNTTHLLKGMPFHSIRELGESETVELDGGLRITAIPVRHWGNRLPWNTDYGYTGYLIEKNGVRLFFAGDTAYTPGLRSLRKYGPIDVAFMPIGAYKPDTYQVNHCTPEQAWQMFLDTGARWMAPIHWRTFVLSYEPVDEPMQRLLLAAGPDENRIILREQGMEFRLP
- a CDS encoding nicotinate phosphoribosyltransferase — its product is MERIGDALHTDKYQITMMYAHWKNGSHQRKRAFDLYFRHLPFGNGYAVFAGLERAVQYLENLRFTEEDIAFLARQPEQYDPDFLEMLRTFRFQGDVYAVPEGTIVFPNEPLLRLEGNVMELQLVETALLNFIGYQTLVATKAARIRTVAGNDLVMEFGTRRAQESTAAIWGARAAYLAGFDATSNVRAGERFGIPIIGTHSHSWVQDFENELEAFRAFARAFPEQSVLLVDTYDTLRSGLPHAIQVGLELKRQGKRLAGIRLDSGDLAYLSKQARKMLDEAGLTDTRIIASSDLDEDTILNLKAQGARIDSWGIGTKLITAYDQPALGAVYKMVAKMEQGQWVPTIKISSNPEKVTTPGRKNVYRIVDKVTGKAQADLITHVDERVDEKTPLVLFDPVHTYRKKRVTHYQAIELLQPVIRNGERTAELPSLEEIRRYHREQRSLFWEEYLRLLNPEEYPVDLSNKLWKMKQELIQQIYQTFVEPKNKRD
- a CDS encoding M67 family metallopeptidase, yielding MASSYLSIWGPVVEQIHRYLRQQYPKEGCGILAGHAQEITHFFPIPNLDDSPHSFSFEPQAYLETIRQLREQQLEWIGVVHSHPTTEPYPSARDIANWHYPEKSYWICSLKQGHCRLSAYYIRHQQVIPVMYQIIVNR
- a CDS encoding DUF72 domain-containing protein — its product is MTEIRVGVCGWGDHDLYPPKTPSKEKLALYTRHFDVVEVDSSYHAIQPPERWERWVEETPPGFRFVVKAYREMTGHGRPQRAPERTREEVFDLFEASIRPVMVSGKLSMVLFQFPPWFDCTREHVRYIRWCRERYPTLPLAVEFRHRSWFLPRFQEKTLQFLKDHELIHVVCDEPQAGEGSIPIVPEVTHSELSLVRFHGRNREGWSASHRPDWREIRYAYRYSEEELREWLSHFHHIRERTKQLILLFNNNSQGDAADNAKQMIHLLAEKGWIESSADPQPVFRQGTLF